One genomic segment of Helianthus annuus cultivar XRQ/B chromosome 14, HanXRQr2.0-SUNRISE, whole genome shotgun sequence includes these proteins:
- the LOC110904449 gene encoding uncharacterized protein LOC110904449 produces the protein MATRKFLYLAGGDQRINPVDTNTFEMNESDLWNNGGGEDHSNEFHNPRRSKFPLKPHQQKKLPIKATAAKSLPVNVPDWSKILRDEYKHHEKIDEGDDDDDDNNYEKLPPHEYLARTRIASFSVHEGVGRTLKGRDLSRVRNAIWKQTGFEQD, from the coding sequence ATGGCAACAAGAAAATTCCTCTATCTTGCTGGTGGTGATCAAAGAATAAACCCGGTGGATACCAACACCTTCGAGATGAACGAATCTGACCTATGGAACAACGGTGGTGGTGAGGATCATTCAAACGAGTTTCATAATCCTAGAAGATCAAAGTTTCCATTGAAACCTCATCAACAAAAAAAACTACCTATCAAGGCGACCGCGGCAAAGTCATTGCCCGTTAATGTTCCCGACTGGTCGAAAATTTTAAGAGATGAGTACAAACATCATGAAAAGATAGACGAAGGTGACGATGATGACGACGACAACAACTACGAGAAGCTGCCGCCACATGAGTATTTAGCAAGGACTAGAATTGCTTCATTTTCGGTTCATGAAGGAGTTGGAAGAACATTAAAAGGTAGAGATTTGAGTAGGGTTAGAAATGCTATTTGGAAGCAAACCGGTTTTGAACAAGATTAA